GGACTCATACTCACCTGCTGGAAAATTTTAATAATGTCCAaagtataataattattattgttatatcattttttttttatgttttgcaTTTGGATTTTTGTTTGTTGCAAATTTTGACCTGAAAATGATACGCTGTTAAAAGTTCAGGTGGAAAACGTTCCTCTGAAAACCTTCCACGAAGAAGCTCCTCCATAAAATCAGCCTATAATAACCAGAAGTATGTTTAtaagatatttatatatgttttgggaaaatattatttaaatgatTAGTGATTATTAATTACCATTGATGAGTTTCTATTGGAAGAGGGTTCTTGAGACCAATAAGCACGTGAAGCTTCTAGAACCTCAACAGAAAGAACAGCTCCAGCAAGAGCACCGAGTCCAGCTCCACGGAGGGCCCCACAATCAGAAGCTCTACCCGCCACAGCACCAGTGATGGCACCCGTGAAGGCCCCACCTgcaacaaaagtcaacaccaaGTCAATGCTATTGCTACGTATATGTTCATTGAGAAATCAATGATTTATTTTGACTGAATTAATGTAATATAAAATGTTCATTACTATATAAGTATAAGATCATTTTTAATTGTTATTTGTTAGCTAGTTTTTTATGTTGTATACATTAACATGAAAAAACAAACCTTATGGATCGGCTACTATGGATGGATTTCAAATACGGAGGAAATTTAGGGGGAAAAAATGTGCATTTTTGCATCATATTGAGACTGAGTGGAAGCCTTTTCATAATGTTGCACAAGAAGCATGTAATAAACACTTATGACTAACAacctaaaaaaataattaaattt
The genomic region above belongs to Lactuca sativa cultivar Salinas chromosome 4, Lsat_Salinas_v11, whole genome shotgun sequence and contains:
- the LOC128133568 gene encoding NEP1-interacting protein-like 2 — protein: LNEHIRSNSIDLVLTFVAGGAFTGAITGAVAGRASDCGALRGAGLGALAGAVLSVEVLEASRAYWSQEPSSNRNSSMADFMEELLRGRFSEERFPPELLTAYHFQVSMSPVDVLDFNDDVAHKGLSDDSLRRLPWHKISDESKPNQTICCTICLQDVKVGEIARSLPHCQHMFHQICVDKWLSRHGSCPICRQHV